A single window of Vibrio alfacsensis DNA harbors:
- the lpxH gene encoding UDP-2,3-diacylglucosamine diphosphatase has translation MTTLFISDLHLTPTRSDITECFVTFMRTEAIKAEALYVLGDLFEFWVGDDDKTPFADQIRSEFKALTDTGVSVFFIQGNRDFLLGKRFCKETGVTLLDDVCKIELYGQNAVILHGDTLCIDDVKYQEFRKTVHKPWLQWLFNRIPWFIKKRIVSKVQSDIRDDKQMKSLDIMDVNQKEVEHVLSTNNVNLMIHGHTHRPDIHNFVIDGEQKTRIVLGDWYTQGSVLTVNPSGFDLQIRPFGKSLH, from the coding sequence ATGACAACATTATTTATATCTGATCTTCACCTCACCCCTACTCGCTCTGATATCACAGAGTGTTTCGTCACGTTTATGCGAACAGAAGCCATTAAAGCTGAAGCGCTTTATGTACTCGGTGATTTGTTCGAATTCTGGGTTGGCGACGATGATAAAACGCCATTTGCCGACCAAATCCGCTCTGAATTCAAAGCCTTAACGGATACAGGTGTTTCCGTATTTTTCATTCAAGGAAATCGAGATTTTCTACTTGGTAAGCGTTTTTGCAAAGAGACAGGCGTCACACTGCTCGATGATGTATGTAAAATCGAACTTTATGGCCAAAATGCCGTTATCTTACATGGTGATACGTTGTGTATTGACGATGTAAAATATCAAGAGTTTCGTAAAACGGTTCATAAACCTTGGCTTCAGTGGTTATTTAATCGCATTCCTTGGTTTATTAAGAAAAGAATTGTTTCCAAAGTTCAGTCGGACATCCGAGATGACAAGCAAATGAAGTCACTCGATATCATGGACGTAAACCAAAAAGAAGTTGAACACGTTTTATCTACAAACAATGTCAACCTAATGATTCACGGCCATACGCATCGTCCTGACATCCATAACTTTGTTATCGATGGGGAACAGAAAACACGTATCGTACTCGGTGACTGGTACACTCAAGGCTCCGTTTTGACGGTCAATCCTAGTGGATTTGATTTACAAATCCGACCTTTTGGAAAAAGTTTGCACTAG